The Malus domestica chromosome 13, GDT2T_hap1 genome includes a window with the following:
- the LOC103405358 gene encoding beta-1,3-galactosyltransferase pvg3, translating into MKTSRPDRRGFIIYSFFFICFLCALASINEVRFDSLLKFGRCALSNINAPNSTSTANVLLAPNSSSDDEIRILFGILTLPDQYHRRHFLRMIYGTQTPVGASVDVKFVFCNLTKEDQKVLVALEIMRYDDIIILNCKENMNKGKTYTYFSSLPEMFNDTKGPNRPYHYVMKTDDDAYFRLQSLVDSLKPLPRQDLYYGYVIPCPSMDPFVHYMSGMGYLISWDIVEWIRESDIPKNHLEGPEDKIFGDWIREGHRAKNRYNAKWSMYNFPEPPTRCTHELWPDTIAVHLLKNQEKWITTLKYFNVTDNLKPSKLYHIP; encoded by the coding sequence ATGAAGACCTCGAGGCCGGACCGGCGTGGTTTCATAATttattccttcttcttcatttgtttcCTCTGTGCCCTAGCTTCCATCAACGAGGTTCGATTTGATAGTCTTTTGAAATTCGGTCGCTGTGCTCTTTCCAACATCAACGCTCCCAATAGTACTTCAACAGCAAATGTTCTGCTCGCCCCGAACTCTTCCTCGGACGATGAGATTCGTATACTTTTCGGCATTCTAACACTTCCTGACCAATACCACCGCCGCCACTTCCTGCGTATGATCTACGGCACGCAAACTCCAGTGGGGGCATCAGTGGACGTGAAGTTTGTGTTCTGCAACCTCACAAAGGAAGACCAGAAAGTACTTGTTGCATTAGAAATAATGCGTTACGATGACATTATCATTCTCAATTGCAAAGAGAATATGAACAAGGGTAAGACTTACACCTATTTTTCGAGCTTGCCAGAGATGTTCAACGATACGAAGGGGCCAAATCGGCCTTACCATTATGTAATGAAAACAGATGATGATGCGTATTTTAGGCTGCAAAGCTTGGTGGACTCGTTGAAGCCGTTACCAAGACAAGACTTGTACTATGGTTATGTTATTCCATGCCCAAGTATGGATCCATTTGTGCATTACATGTCTGGAATGGGGTATTTGATTTCTTGGGATATAGTGGAGTGGATTAGAGAGTCCGACATCCCCAAGAACCATTTGGAAGGGCCGGAGGATAAAATTTTCGGGGATTGGATTAGAGAAGGGCATCGCGCGAAAAACAGGTACAATGCTAAGTGGTCTATGTACAATTTTCCGGAGCCGCCCACAAGATGCACACATGAGCTTTGGCCAGACACGATCGCAGTTCATTTgttgaagaatcaagaaaaatGGATTACGACGTTGAAGTATTTCAATGTCACTGATAATCTCAAGCCTTCGAAATTGTACCATATACCTTAA